The following are from one region of the Paenibacillus sp. KS-LC4 genome:
- a CDS encoding EAL domain-containing protein, with amino-acid sequence MGHHQAILQRSSLIMDEKPENIGVIYLSWHSKQSAGAFRQLPPSFRKRWKLYIEMMLYASPETAAQVRNKIWMGDDLYIVMALPDLQQQELQDNLLQAAGKWQEEAERGFSRAELGHIADLCLHAGVGLVERSDIGSPDSRLYEALKQALLYGQQKESLSRAKRLQYMNGLIHGKLLIPVYQPIMSIQETGGELMTFGYEALTRFPKNNWFNNPLELFSFAEELGEVARLDQTAREQAVEGSIGLQSHQKLFLNMTAQLLNEGSLYLDQLVKMMEQRGLSPHHIVFEITERSGIEDYGSVLAILAQYRRQGFQIAIDDVGAGYSSLQAIIELQPDYIKVDRSLIMGINEHEMKEHIVHTLVQLADKMAIGIIAEGIEHQAELDKVKAMGVHYAQGYFLGRPGEIAGLAYQR; translated from the coding sequence GTGGGACATCATCAAGCAATATTGCAGCGAAGCAGCCTTATAATGGATGAGAAGCCGGAAAATATTGGCGTTATTTATTTGTCCTGGCACAGTAAGCAGTCGGCAGGCGCCTTTCGGCAACTACCCCCCTCATTTAGGAAGAGATGGAAGCTATACATAGAAATGATGCTTTATGCCAGCCCGGAGACGGCTGCTCAAGTAAGGAACAAGATTTGGATGGGCGATGATTTGTATATCGTTATGGCTTTGCCAGACTTGCAGCAGCAGGAGTTACAGGACAATTTATTGCAGGCTGCAGGTAAATGGCAGGAAGAGGCTGAACGGGGGTTCAGTCGAGCCGAGCTCGGGCACATTGCAGATCTGTGTCTGCATGCGGGCGTAGGCTTGGTTGAGCGCAGCGATATAGGAAGCCCAGACTCCCGCCTGTATGAAGCTTTAAAGCAAGCGCTGCTATACGGCCAGCAAAAGGAATCCTTATCGCGCGCCAAGCGGCTTCAATATATGAACGGACTTATTCACGGCAAGCTGCTGATTCCCGTTTATCAGCCAATTATGTCGATTCAGGAAACCGGCGGCGAGCTGATGACATTCGGATATGAGGCACTTACGCGGTTCCCTAAAAATAATTGGTTTAACAATCCCCTTGAACTGTTTTCTTTCGCGGAGGAGCTGGGAGAGGTTGCGCGGCTGGATCAAACGGCGCGTGAGCAGGCAGTGGAGGGCAGCATCGGCCTTCAGTCCCATCAGAAGCTGTTTTTAAATATGACGGCGCAATTGCTAAATGAAGGAAGCCTTTACCTTGATCAGCTTGTCAAAATGATGGAGCAGAGGGGCTTGTCGCCTCATCATATCGTATTTGAAATTACCGAGCGTTCGGGTATTGAGGATTATGGCTCTGTGCTTGCCATACTTGCGCAATATCGCAGACAAGGCTTTCAAATTGCTATCGACGATGTAGGTGCTGGCTACTCCTCGCTGCAGGCCATTATTGAGCTGCAGCCGGATTATATTAAAGTAGACCGTTCCCTTATTATGGGCATAAATGAGCACGAGATGAAGGAGCATATTGTACATACGCTTGTCCAGTTGGCTGACAAAATGGCTATTGGGATTATCGCCGAAGGCATTGAGCATCAAGCGGAGCTGGACAAAGTAAAGGCAATGGGTGTGCATTATGCCCAAGGCTATTTTCTAGGGCGGCCGGGTGAAATTGCCGGTCTTGCTTATCAGCGATGA
- a CDS encoding GGDEF domain-containing protein gives MDDMAIGLIHIELLQVMKESWRLGGIGVIYIKLTGEQVLPVNGIRIWERKLESFRLIWKHGFEQEYYFMLGSNGSKLSPEQALKDSAAELSKLISREQNALIGHVLADPPAEQSAAAAEQAAWKAIREAWQRAKPVYSSIGGTGSQPDDAAISSIKEMQREKTAVLTYADRQNQQEIAASLEPEKRAGTEQSAIAYYAAPGMSIGEQAAPFPVFSTQARVAEIADFFNRNGKEQCVILQEEGRPVGLLMKQRLHELLAGKYGLPLYSTRPVEKIMNAAPLIVDADMPIEQVSQLAMARDISHLYDVVIITAGGQLLGATTVRDILERITSLRMEAARSANPLTGLPGNAGIQLELARRSSGDKPFAVIYADLDYFKWFNDCFGFSQGDALIRFLADTLVGIRDEYGMASDFIGHIGGDDFIMVTETSYAEKVCTRLIERFDGGVKRYYGGVEVSMVEDRHGNTVEQEGVTLSLSLMLAAGGTTPSHISTLTAKLKKRAKMQKGSVYVMQDMAFCTQDRMATEGIEVRRGTSSSNIAAKQPYNG, from the coding sequence ATGGACGATATGGCAATTGGTCTGATCCATATAGAATTGCTCCAAGTGATGAAGGAAAGCTGGCGGCTTGGAGGTATTGGCGTCATATATATAAAACTAACAGGGGAACAAGTCTTGCCTGTAAATGGGATACGGATATGGGAGCGGAAGCTGGAGTCGTTCAGGCTGATCTGGAAGCATGGCTTTGAGCAGGAGTATTATTTTATGCTCGGCAGCAATGGCTCGAAGCTTTCGCCTGAACAGGCGTTGAAGGACAGTGCAGCAGAGCTGTCTAAACTCATAAGCCGAGAGCAAAATGCTTTAATTGGCCATGTGCTCGCTGATCCGCCGGCAGAGCAGAGTGCTGCTGCGGCTGAACAAGCCGCCTGGAAAGCAATTAGGGAAGCGTGGCAGCGAGCGAAACCGGTGTACAGCAGCATAGGAGGTACAGGCAGCCAGCCCGATGATGCGGCGATAAGCTCGATTAAGGAGATGCAGCGGGAAAAAACAGCTGTGCTGACCTATGCAGATAGGCAAAATCAGCAGGAGATAGCCGCTTCGCTTGAACCGGAAAAACGTGCAGGTACGGAGCAATCGGCGATCGCTTATTATGCAGCCCCGGGCATGAGCATTGGTGAGCAGGCAGCGCCGTTTCCCGTCTTTTCAACACAAGCGCGCGTGGCGGAAATTGCCGATTTTTTCAATAGGAATGGCAAGGAGCAATGCGTTATTTTACAGGAGGAGGGGCGCCCTGTCGGCTTGCTGATGAAGCAGAGGCTGCATGAGCTGCTAGCGGGGAAATATGGGCTGCCGCTTTATTCTACTCGTCCTGTTGAAAAAATTATGAATGCAGCGCCATTAATTGTAGACGCGGACATGCCCATAGAGCAGGTGTCTCAGCTGGCGATGGCACGGGATATTTCCCATTTGTATGATGTCGTTATCATTACAGCGGGAGGACAGCTGCTTGGGGCAACGACGGTTCGCGATATTTTGGAGCGCATTACGTCGCTTCGCATGGAGGCGGCAAGATCAGCCAACCCGCTGACGGGTTTGCCCGGCAATGCGGGCATTCAGTTGGAGCTCGCTCGCAGGAGCAGCGGCGACAAGCCATTCGCCGTCATTTATGCGGATTTGGATTATTTCAAATGGTTTAATGATTGCTTTGGATTTAGCCAAGGCGACGCGCTTATTCGTTTTTTAGCTGATACGCTAGTCGGAATTAGGGATGAATACGGGATGGCGAGCGATTTTATCGGGCATATTGGCGGTGATGATTTCATTATGGTAACGGAGACCTCTTATGCTGAGAAAGTTTGCACCAGGCTGATTGAGCGTTTCGACGGCGGGGTAAAAAGGTATTACGGCGGGGTGGAAGTCAGTATGGTGGAGGATCGTCACGGCAATACAGTGGAGCAGGAAGGGGTTACCTTATCCCTATCTTTAATGCTTGCTGCCGGTGGAACGACGCCTAGTCATATATCTACTCTAACAGCGAAGCTTAAGAAGCGTGCCAAGATGCAAAAAGGCAGTGTGTATGTCATGCAAGATATGGCCTTTTGCACACAAGATCGTATGGCTACAGAGGGGATCGAAGTGAGACGTGGGACATCATCAAGCAATATTGCAGCGAAGCAGCCTTATAATGGATGA